In Heliangelus exortis chromosome 3, bHelExo1.hap1, whole genome shotgun sequence, the genomic stretch TCTCCCATGAGCTCAGCATGAACTTTGGAGACTCCATAGATAGTCCTTGGTCTCTGAATGCAGAGATCAGGAGTTGGATCTCGAGGAGAGGTGGGTCCAAAAGCTCCAATGGTGCTCGGAACAAAAAGTCTCAAATTATGCTCAGCTGCAATGTCCAGAACATTGTGTAAACCTGGAACAAGCAACAGGATTTATCAGAACATGCACTGCACTCACTCAAACCTCTGCAGGAGTCATAAACTTGAAACCTTTTTGTCACGTACCTGTGATATTTACAGATCTGGCCAAAGGGACGTTGGCTTCTCCCACAGCACTGAGCAAAGCACTGTAGTGGAACAGCCAAGTTATCCGATTATTCACCACTATCTCACGTAAATTCTTGTAGTCCAAGATATCTGCATAGATAAAAGGACCTAGAAGAAATGGAACCAGGAGGAAACTGAGTGCCAAGAAGAATTAATATAAAGAAACACCGAGTCCGTGTCATTCCAGCACCTAAATCCACCATCAAACAGTCCCAAGGAAGAAAAGCTCAGGCAAATTtctaaggaaaagagaagaatctAAAAATTCTACTCTACATTCATCTTCTAATGAAAATTGCCcgagcatggaaaaaaaaaaaaagcacaatttaaATTTCCAACTTGTTtcctccagaagaaaaaaaaccacatctcTTTTTAGAGCAGGAGCACAACAGCCAAGCTCAACTTGACTCAAGTATTTATTCTGGTCAATAGGGTATTTATTCTGGTCAACAAGGTGGCAagaagacagtgaaaaaaagcaaagcaaaaatatttgggaaaagaGAGTAACTGGAAGAAGAGATTAATGTCTTGGCAAGATTTTATAGCAGGAAGGCATTATCCAGCAGGTTTGAACTTGCAGCTTGTGCAGTTTTATCCCCCTATCATTCAGACCTCAGTAATTAGCCTATcaacaggaagaattttttttccccacgtTTCCCCCATCACTTACCACTGTAAAAAACATGATCTGGAGGCTTCCTAATGTCAGACAAGATCACATTGTTCTTCCCAAAACGTTTCCTGTGCAAAAATACCCACATGGTACAGTGAGGCCATGGCCTTCAAGATGTTTCACAAGTTGCTTTGCTGCtattttgttttgcaggagCAGTATCAGTCGAGCAATAAACTCCACAATTAAATCTGGTATTGAGCTAAATAAACCTCCATCAGCCCTTTCAGTGTCAACACAGCATCATGGAAAATCAACAAGCTACTTCTAGTGGAGTAGTACTTCTAGTAAACTAATTGCAGTGAAAGACTTGTGTGAGGATGGAGAAatcttttagaaaataaaaatacactgagAAGAAAGCCTGTCCTACCTTATTCTTTCTTAAATGTTACCCAGAGATAATTTGGGATAACTTGCAGACAACAAAAAGCCACTGGGCTTGCTGTAGCTCCAGATAATCTGAGAGCAGTAAATACAAGTGAATAAAAGCCTTGTGCTTTGCTAATCCACCCAAGGCTGTCACAGAGAGCAATTCTGATGGCACTGGAGGACATCACAGCCTTGTTATTTGGATGTTTTTCAAATATGTCATAAAAATGGCAGAAAACATTGAAACAGTGCTGACTGCAGTGAGTCTGCTCATTTTTGCTCATAGTGCTTGTTGCAGATGACTTGGAGTGTCTACATGCAAATGAAACTCTGGAGCAGAACAGGTGGGGGTATGGACAATGATCTGGACCAGAAAGAGTGCTCAgagcattttaaatttctttaaaagataCCACGAAAAAATAAGGCAAGTCTGTGTGtgaggcagaagaaaacaggagaagCCAGAGGAAACAGATTTTCAATTAATTCCTTTAGCTGCGTCAGTTCATCTTTCACCAAATCACAAAAACTTCAAAATCTTGCACCctaatttctctttttgctgGCACTTTACTAAACAGGGCACCTTATTCCTGAAGTGACTTCACTGAAATTCTCACACAGATTTGCCAGCAATTGCAAAGCTCAGCAGCTGGGTAGTTAGCAAAGGACTCTGCATTTTTTCAAGAGAATGTttgcacttttttcccctcttgtaGCACCTGCATCAAATCCCAGCCTGCTGAGCACTCAAACCCATCCCTCTTTGGCTggaccaaaaaaagagaagaggaaaattgACCACCTTCCAAGGATTCATATTCTAAATACTTCCATTTAACTGGAAGCAAACTGAACTCAGCTCCAAGTCTCTTAGACAAAATTATATTGGTTTGTGAATCATGACCAATGTACCCACAGAAAGTAGGTCAGCAACCTTAAACCAAGCACaggcatgaaaaataaaaagagaaagttaCTTACAAAACTAAGAGGCAAAACACAACCTGTATTTGTCgctaggttaaaaaaaaaaaaaaaaaacactttccaGAAAATTATTGCTTCTAAAAGTTATAGCTAAAGCTTGAGTTCCTCACTAATAGCATGTCAGAAAATCATGCCATACCTCAGGAGCTTAGCAAGACCCACTCCAAGCTGGCCAAGACCACCTAAAAGGCAGCACACAAGAGAgacaaaatcagagaaaataaaaacgCTAAAACAGTTACATTATTAGATACTTTACAGGAGAACTGAGTACTATTATTTTTCTCAGCAGgtcaaaaagctttttttttttattatttttctcaaggCAAACCCAGTCAACTGGTTGTAGTAGATTTCTGGCATAAAAATAGTAGGGAAGTTCCCTCGGGAGACTGATGCTGTCACCAGATGGGGAAAGGTCATCCCAGTTCCAGAATGTATGGAGAATTTTAGGCTTCCAGCATCCTGCTCaccaggaaaggaggaggggaggggctCTCCTgagaagctggagcaggaatACTGTTTAGGAGAGGGATGCTGACCTGTGATTAGCACCCGAGGATGAGCAGACTCGGAGAAAGTAAGGGAGTGAAAAGCAGCATCGGAGGCCACCTGGCGGGGAGAGATCCCGATGCACCGGAGGGGAACGATGGAAATTCCACATCCACAGCTGGagttctgcagcagcacctggctGACAGCCCTGCTCAGGTTCTTCACCATCGGCATCTTCCTCCTTCAAACAGGCTgtgagaatcatagaatcatagaattggctgggttggaagggacctcagagctcatcaagtccaacccttgatccactccccccgtggttcccagcccatggcactgagtgccacatccaggctcttttgaaatagctccagggatggagaatccaccccttccctgggcagcccattccaatgcctgatcaccctctccagaaagaaattctttctaatgtccaacctaaacctcccctggcacaacttgagacctcttgtgccctcttgtcttgctgagagttgcctgggaaaagagcccaacccccccctggctccaacctcctttcagggagttggagagagtgatgaggtctcccctgagcctcctcttctccagcctcaacacccccagctccctcagcccttcctcacagcacttgtgctggatcccttcccagcctccttgctcttctctggacctgctccagcacctcaatctccttcctgagctgaggggcccagaactggacacaggactcaagctgtggcctccccaggggcagaatccattccctggacctgctggccacgctcttcctgacacagcccaggatgccatttgtGAGAAACAAAGGAAAGCATTATTTAAAGTTTCTATAGagttgttgtgttgttttgttgttttttttccctctccaacAGAATGAGTTCCTGACAGGCAAGGGAATTTTGGTAACAAGTCCAGTGGAGGGCAAGAAAGTTGAGTGGaggattggagcatctctcttctgaggaaaggctgagagctgggactctttagcctggagaaggctgaggggagaccttgttaaCATCTCCAAGTATCTAAaggtgggtgcaaggaagatggagccagaatcttctcagtagttcccaggggcaggacaaggggtaatgggcacaaactggaacataggaagttccatttaaacatgagaaaaaacttcttttctctGAGGGTGCCaaggcccaggctgcccagggaggttgtggagtccccatctctggagatattcaaaccccacctggatttCTTCCTGTGTGAGGTGCTCCAGgggatcctgctttagtgggagagttggatgggatgatctccagaggtcccttccagctctgataATTCTTTGATTCCAGAGCTGACTCAGCCCTCTGAAAACATTCCAAACCCTTCCTTGGAAAACTCAGGGAGGGCTCAAGAGGAGTTTGATGCAATCCAAGTCCTGATGTGCCAGCTGAGAGCCACCTCTGCTagaagcagccctgggaagtagCATGAGCAGAGGTGATGCTAAGAAAAcactcccagccccagcacagggtCCAGTATAACCCAGAGTGAGACTCCAGTCCAAGTCTGAGCCTTTTTAAAACAGCCCAAGTTATTTCTAGCACAAAAGACAACGAATCCAACAAGCTCAGCTCCCATGATGACAAAGCTCCACTGTAGGTACTTGGGAGAGAAAGTGTTGTAGGATGCCATGAATAAGCAAACCTCCCCAGTCTTGCATCAGCAAAATTCAGCTGAGCCAAGAGGCAGCAGTCAATCTCTTTAAAGAGCATTGCTTTGCTCAGAATTAATACCCACGATGGACAGAGCTGGGGAGTGAACAAAGGAGAAGCAGTAGTTACCCAggactcattaaaaaaaaaaaaaaaaaaaaaatgcttctctcCTTTGCAAAAGACATTGCAAAAATAACCCTGAATTACCCTCAGCTACCTCCAGCTTTGGTTCTCTTTTCCCTCCAAATATTTCAGACTGGGGAAGGAATGTCCCCCAGATAAATCCCACTTGCATCCCCAACTGGTCTTTTCTGTGGTTCCAGTTCACTTCTCTCAAATACAACTTAAGGTGCAGTCACTTAAATGCCAGCACTACCAATTTTAATATGcatagaaaagcaaaacaagtcATGAATGTGGGTGTTCCTTTCACTTAGGGCAACACACAGAGCTGAGGATTTTCTGATACTTCAGGGAGTGCTGCTATTTAAATAGAGAAGATTTGCTGAACCAGCCATCATGTGCTTAATCAGATACCCTTCCCCAAAAGTCCATTATTAAAAAGCcctttttgcatatttaaacTGATCAAAGAGATTTATTCTGAGGTGCATCTCTCACCCCCTGCTTGGACTTTTCCTCACTTTATGTTCCCTTGGGAAACATGCTCAGTTACTGAATGAATTCCCCAAGCCTGTGCTGCACCTCAAAGCCCCAAACCCATCAGAAGGGATCGGTCTGTAGGTTTATCAGAGCTGTTCCTCTcctgtcccagtgctgcagaACCAATCcctgtcttctccaggctttcCACAAGCCTCTTGCAACTCCTTGTTATCCACCAACCCTCAATACTTCCATCTAACTCCACTTCCCAAACCAGAGCAAACAAGGAATTCCTGGAGCACTGGAAGTGAAGCAGCTCTGGTTCCTCAGaacttgatctcagaggtaaCCCAACTGCTGTCTAAGAGCTTATGatctctttctcctcccttaATTCTTTAGTATTAATTAATTCTGCATATATTCCTGATGAGCCTCCAAGGTGCTGAAGGGCATGGACCATCCCTCCCATGGGGAAAGGTTGGGAGAGCTGGGATTGCTC encodes the following:
- the LOC139795329 gene encoding L-threonine 3-dehydrogenase, mitochondrial-like translates to MPMVKNLSRAVSQVLLQNSSCGCGISIVPLRCIGISPRQVASDAAFHSLTFSESAHPRVLITGGLGQLGVGLAKLLRKRFGKNNVILSDIRKPPDHVFYSGPFIYADILDYKNLREIVVNNRITWLFHYSALLSAVGEANVPLARSVNITGLHNVLDIAAEHNLRLFVPSTIGAFGPTSPRDPTPDLCIQRPRTIYGVSKVHAELMGEYYHYRYGLDFRCLRYPGVISADSQPGGGTTDYAVQIFHDAIKTGKFQCYLKPDTRLPMMYIDDCLKATLEVMEAPAEALSMRTYNISAMSFTPEELVQEVQKHFPELQVTYNVDKVRQGIADSWPMEFDDRNARRDWGWKHDYDLQELVSTIFSFLGSDSRIAQAN